Within the Plesiomonas shigelloides genome, the region TATATTGTCGAGCGGTCGTTTTTTTATCTATTTTCTCATTTATCTAGTCATTTTCAGCAACTCTGATTTATCACAAAGGTTGCGTCTATCGTACTTGTATCACCTAAAGAGCATAGCAAATCGCAGTAGAATAAAACTGAGATAAAAAGCGAAATACTGATGATGCGAGTAAGCTAAAAATGCATACTTGGATATGAAAGACAGATAAAAAAGCAGAAAAAAGAGAAGAGAAAGAGCCAAAAAAAGAAAAACGCCGGTCTTCAATGCCGGCGTAGCAAGAATAAGTTTGCTGTAATGCAAGGAAAATAGAAGGAAGTTAAGACAACGTGGAGTACAGTGTCCATCGCTTAAACACTGTATTCACCTGCCAGTGCAGTTTGCTACTGAATGCGGTTGCAAGTATTGATTTCGCGCAATTTTTTGCGTCATTGCAGTCAATTATCTGTAATGACACACATTTTCTCGCAAAACGCTTATAACCAGCGTTTTCTTTTCAGCCAAAATCCAATACCGCCCGCAAGCCCCACCAGCGCCAAGCAAAACAGTGGAAAACTGCCGCTAAAGCCTTTACCCGGAATGCCCTCCAGATTGACTCCAAACAACCCCGTCAAAAACGAAATCGGTAAAAACATCATAGCCAGCAAAGACATGGCATAAGTGCGCCGGTTCATGGCATCTGCCAGCAAGTTCGCAATTTCATCAGCCAAGACCGAGGTACGGGAAATCGCAGCATCCAAATCGTCCAAGGTTCTGCCTAATCGCTCCGAGACTTCTTGCATGCGCCGTTTATCGTCATCATCGAACCAGCTGATTTTCTCTGCGGCAATGCGCGAATAGACATCGCGCTGCGGAGACAGATACCGACGCAATACAATCAACTGCTTGCGGATCAACGCCAGACGTCCGCGATCGGGGATCTTGTGCTCCAGCAAGCCATCTTCCAGCTCGATAATCACTTCATGCAGATCGTCGATAAACTCAGAGGCGTAATCGGTCATGCAATCGCAAATCTCGACCACCCATTCGCTGCTGTTGGTCGGCCCGTTACCATTCCACAGTTCGGTTTCCAGATCTTCGACCGAAAACAGTCGCCGCCGCCGCGAAGAGACTATCAGATCACGACTGACGTAAGCGCGCAACGCCACCATCTGATCAGGGCGCTCATCGTTGTTGTAATTGATGCTACGGAGGGTGATTAAGACCCCTTCCCCTAATCGGGTAAAGCGCGGACGCGAGCTTTCCCCCAGCAATGCCTCTTTTACGTTTTCCGGCAGCAAGCCGGTATCGCGGATCCAGTTAGCCGAATCAGGCTGGCTGTAATCCAAATGCAGCCACACAGGCCCTTGCTCTGCTCTCAGTTTTGCATCTTTAGCCTGCGTTGTGTTGGCCTTTGCCAGCTTGTCAATGGGCAGAGCACCACCCTGCCCATCTAACCACAGGGCACTGATTGCTCCCTTTACCTGCACATCGTTAACTTGCATGAGCCTTTCCTGACACATTGAAAGAAACCTGTTTACCGGATCACAAATTCGCGTTAACCCATTTACGCCAGCCAAAAATATGGTAGATTCCCCGCGGGCTGACGCAATCTCGTCATACCAGCCCGCACGACCAACAGATATTCTTTTTGAGGACTATCAGCCATGAAACCAGTAGTCGATAATTGGCTGGAACAGGAGTTAATGCTGCAGGAAGTGATCCGGGCAGAAAAACTTCGCCATATACGTGAAGAACATGAAGATGCGTTTACCGATATGAGCAACCGGCGCAGAACCTGCCGCCGCCGCCAAATCAAACGCTGCAAGCGCGGAACTTTGTAATTCAACCCGATTTTGGGTGCAGTATGGCTCCACACTGCGCCCTGTATTGCTCACCATGCATCTTCACTGGGTATTCTTCCCTACAGCGTATTGCTGCTTTAGGTTTGACGTTTTACTGCTCACCGTGTGTGTTTTCGGCGATCACGGCAGTCGTCAGACGCGCACTGCAACATAAACGCTGCTGCTCATCAAAAATCTCTATCTGCCAGACCTGATGCCGCCGACCGACATGTAACGCTTTGCACACTCCACGCGCCATACCGCTTCGGATCGCGCGCAAATGGTTGGCATTCACCTCCAACCCCACTACCTGTTCACGCCCTTCGGTACACAGATAGCCGGCCACAGAGCCGAGCGTTTCGGCCAATACTACTGACGCGCCGCCGTGTAACAGGCCAAATGGCTGGGTAGTACGCTGATCAACCGGCATCACCGCTTCCAGCGCATCAGGGGTAATGGCAGTAAACTCGATGCCGACATGTCCTACCATACAGTGTTTGCCCATCTCATTCAGCTGGGCCAATGTTGCAGTTCGTTTCCAAATTTTCATGGTGATATTCTGTTTATTTTCCGTCAGTAAGTGATGATTACGCTTGGCTGCGCAGGATAGAAAGCAGCGCCTGTGCAGGATGCAAGATACGCTCTTTTTCCATGCGCTTAACTTGGCTACGGCACGAATAACCGGTAGTCAGGCAGCGATTCAATGGCCGAATTTTC harbors:
- the zntB gene encoding zinc transporter ZntB, with the protein product MQVNDVQVKGAISALWLDGQGGALPIDKLAKANTTQAKDAKLRAEQGPVWLHLDYSQPDSANWIRDTGLLPENVKEALLGESSRPRFTRLGEGVLITLRSINYNNDERPDQMVALRAYVSRDLIVSSRRRRLFSVEDLETELWNGNGPTNSSEWVVEICDCMTDYASEFIDDLHEVIIELEDGLLEHKIPDRGRLALIRKQLIVLRRYLSPQRDVYSRIAAEKISWFDDDDKRRMQEVSERLGRTLDDLDAAISRTSVLADEIANLLADAMNRRTYAMSLLAMMFLPISFLTGLFGVNLEGIPGKGFSGSFPLFCLALVGLAGGIGFWLKRKRWL
- a CDS encoding hotdog fold thioesterase; translation: MKIWKRTATLAQLNEMGKHCMVGHVGIEFTAITPDALEAVMPVDQRTTQPFGLLHGGASVVLAETLGSVAGYLCTEGREQVVGLEVNANHLRAIRSGMARGVCKALHVGRRHQVWQIEIFDEQQRLCCSARLTTAVIAENTHGEQ